The following proteins are co-located in the Schistocerca nitens isolate TAMUIC-IGC-003100 chromosome 2, iqSchNite1.1, whole genome shotgun sequence genome:
- the LOC126234746 gene encoding uncharacterized protein LOC126234746, with protein MCRSQIADIVDVSENEGTGMSKKLLLKNQKRKAIKMMRTEEEKHSTEPPPVLPHEMLNTDLLAVATSYYRSFIDSATDIAEKWKGTKAYRVMFQTTQPAHVITIVAVSVVASLVCNKNNTANSFKPSPWINLLYLGAFMTHFGAQMWMTFVSGLTLYFEIPRHTFGVVQKVLFPKYFSLNSFLSMITLFLFVRQHPRSEWDSSIGFQVFIMSLCFLLELVIRLYLTPPLLRLMTAKTAIEKAAGVGLEVGKHNPGPLAHCPHYVKMHQAFRKIHMAVAIGNILTMACTTVHLHYLASKICFL; from the exons ATGTGTCGCTCGCAGATAGCCGACATTGTTGATGTGAGTGAAAACGAGGGTACTGGTATGTCCAAAAAATTGTTACTGAAGAACCAGAAGCGCAAGGCGATTAAAATGATGCGGACAGAAGAGGAGAAGCATTCTACAGAACCACCACCGGTTCTACCTCACGAAATGTTGAACACCGATCTGTTGGCAGTGGCAACATCATACTACAGGAGTTTCATCGACAGTGCTACAGACATAGCTGAGAAGTGGAAAGGCACCAAAGCATACCG AGTGATGTTCCAAACAACACAGCCAGCCCATGTTATTACCATTGTTGCTGTCAGTGTTGTCGCAAGTTTAGTTTGTAATAAAAACAACACTGCGAATAGTTTCAAGCCATCACCGTGGATTAACTTACTCTATTTGGGAGCATTTATGACACATTTTGGAGCTCAGATGTGGATGACTTTTGTCTCAG GTTTAACACTATACTTTGAAATTCCAAGACACACATTTGGAGTAGTACAGAAAGTGCTGTTTCCAAAATATTTCTCTCTGAACAGTTTTCTCAGCATGATAACATTATTTCTTTTCGTGAGGCAACATCCTAGAAGTGAATGGGACAGCAGTATAGGATTTCAG gttttcaTCATGTCATTATGTTTCCTGCTGGAACTTGTGATTCGTTTGTACCTTACACCACCTCTTTTGCGCCTGATGACAGCCAAGACAGCTATTGAGAAGGCAGCTGGTGTGGGACTAGAAGTTGGGAAACACAATCCTGGACCCCTTGCGCACTGTCCACATTATGTCAAAATGCATCAAGCATTTCGTAAGATCCACATGGCTGTTGCAATTGGTAACATTCTCACCATGGCCTGCACAACAGTGCATTTACATTATCTTGCCAGCAagatctgctttctgtaa